The stretch of DNA GGCCGCCCTGGCCGCGGCGCTGATCCGCTTCTTCGACGAGGATCGCGCGGACGCCTTCTCGGCCGCGGTGGCGCGCGAGAAGGCGCGCTACTCGTGGGACCGCATGGCCGAGGCCGTGGAGCGGGCCGCGGCGGGGCGCTCGTGAGCGTGCCGCGGGGCGAGCGGCGCCTGGTGCTGCTGCTGTTCCTGGCCACGCTGCTGGTGCGCCTGGCCGCCGTGGCCGTCCTGCTGAAACTGGACGCGCGCCCCTCCTTCGACGAGTACGGCTACGACCGCCGCGCGCAGGGCTGGCAGGCCGTCGCCGACGACCTGTCCCGCGGCGCGGTCGCCCCGGAACACTGGCGGCAGGCCTACGACCGCGGCTTCCAGCCGCCGCTGCACCCCCTGCTGATGAGCGCGGTCTACACGGCCGACGGCGCCGGTGCCGCCCGC from bacterium encodes:
- a CDS encoding glycosyltransferase family 39 protein, giving the protein MSVPRGERRLVLLLFLATLLVRLAAVAVLLKLDARPSFDEYGYDRRAQGWQAVADDLSRGAVAPEHWRQAYDRGFQPPLHPLLMSAVYTADGAGAARARALSALWSALATPLVYLIARRLADRRAATAAAWL